The region GCGGTCGGCAGCGCCGTCGACCGCGCGAACTCCCACGTCTCGCGTGCGGAGTCGATCCGCGAGTTCCGCATCCTCGAGACCGACTTCACGATCGCGAACGACTACCTCACGCCGTCGATGAAGGTGAAGCGCTCGGCCGTCCTGCGCGACCTCGCCGGCACGCTGGAGGAGCTGTACCGCGACGCGGCCGCCTCGCGGTCCTGAGCACGTTCCGGCCGGTCCCGGGCGCCGGTCGGTGAACGGGCGTCCAGCGTCCGGCCTCCGGAGCGCCGCCGGGTCGATGTCGGTGCCCGGACCTAGGGTCGGCCCGTGACCACCGCTCCCGCCCCGCAGCTCGCGCTGCAGCCCTCGCTGCTCGCCGACGGCCTGCCGCTGCACGAGGTCGAGTTCGTGGTGGTGGACCTCGAGACCACCGGCGGATCGCCGCACGCGGACCGGATCACCGAGATCGGTGCGGTGCGGGTGCGCGGCGGCGTGGTCCTGGGTGAGCTCGGCACGCTCGTCAACCCGGGCCGCGCGATCCCGCCGCAGATCACGGTGCTGACCGGGATCACCGACGCCATGGTGGTGGACGCCCCCGGTCAGGAGGACGCGCTCGTCACGTTCGGCGAGTTCGCGCGCGGTGCCGTCCTCGTCGCGCACAACGCCCGGTTCGACGTCGGGTTCCTGCGCGCGGGGTTCGAGCGCATGGGTGCCACCTGGCCCGCGCCACCCGTGGTCGACACGGTCGCGCTCGCTCGGCGCGTCGTGACACGTGACGAGGCCCCCAACCACAAGCTCGGGAGCCTCGCGCGCCTGTTCGCGGCCGGCGTGGTCCCCGACCACCGGGCGCTGACGGACGCCCGGGCCACGGTCGACGTGCTGCACGGGCTGCTCGGACGGCTCGCACCCCTGGGCGTGACCCACCTGGAGGATCTGGTCACGGCCTCCGACCCCGTGCCCGAGGCACGGCGGCGGAAGGTCACGCTCGCGGACGGACTCCCGAGCGCACCGGGCGTCTACCAGTTCCTCGACGGGGCCGGCCGCATCCTCTACGTCGGGACGGCCACGGACCTGCGCACCCGCGTGCGGAGCTACTTCACCGCCTCCGAGAAGCGTCGCCGGATGACGGAGATGGTGACCGTCGCCGCCCGCGTGCACCCGATCGTCTGCGCGACGCCGCTGGAGGCGTCGATCCGCGAGCTGCGACTGATCGCCCAGCACCGGCCCCCGTACAACCGGCGCTCCCGGTCGCCGTCGACCGAGCCCTGGATC is a window of Litorihabitans aurantiacus DNA encoding:
- a CDS encoding DEDD exonuclease domain-containing protein — translated: MTTAPAPQLALQPSLLADGLPLHEVEFVVVDLETTGGSPHADRITEIGAVRVRGGVVLGELGTLVNPGRAIPPQITVLTGITDAMVVDAPGQEDALVTFGEFARGAVLVAHNARFDVGFLRAGFERMGATWPAPPVVDTVALARRVVTRDEAPNHKLGSLARLFAAGVVPDHRALTDARATVDVLHGLLGRLAPLGVTHLEDLVTASDPVPEARRRKVTLADGLPSAPGVYQFLDGAGRILYVGTATDLRTRVRSYFTASEKRRRMTEMVTVAARVHPIVCATPLEASIRELRLIAQHRPPYNRRSRSPSTEPWIRLTDEAFPRASIVRTVPLTQTSGVLGPFRNRAQAVLALEAIQGTFGLRACTARLPARPAAGASACALADLGRCAAPCIGGTTPQAYAGTVSAFAAFCDGDGTGLLNHAARRIAELSAQQRYEEAARERDRVQALLRGAQRAQRLRTSRPRELVAARPTPAGWEVVVARHGRLAASAVTRRAADVLTLVAAMIPTAEDVPEPTTWAGAALVEETELLARWWEQPGVRLIALSDGPALARPVRGADHALSDLAARLGAAPSPDRDGDGRDAESAAA